A window of Tachypleus tridentatus isolate NWPU-2018 chromosome 7, ASM421037v1, whole genome shotgun sequence genomic DNA:
TGTTCACTTTCATCCTATTTTTCTACAAGTAGATCTTCTTGAACCTAATTGTATTATAAAATTGATGTTTCACCTTAGAAATCACAAGCAGTAGAGATTTTTAAACAGGTCAGAACTTTGGAAGTTAAACCAGAAACATCAAACTTATACACAATGTTTTACTTACAATCCATATTATTCAGTGTTTGATGGACAGGAAGTGAATGAgagaacaaagaattaatttgttagtacttaaaaactgttattaagaAACCAATAACAAACACTTGAATGGGGTCCTTACTATATTTCTTAATTAGAAAGATACGTTAGTACACATTGGTGTATTCAATTGTAGTgtcagtattaaaaaataataataatttttcatcaaTGTGGTGTTGCACACAAATTCCATTTCTTCACCAGTTCTTGGTTATTGATGAGGGAGTTGTGTTTTATAGTCAGTGAAATCCAGAAAatgagtttaaataaaatattatcctaATCTCATTACttttttcatcttaaaataacaaacacagtactacaaaaaaaaattattgtattttccaACCACAGAATATAATTTCTTACAAACAGTTTTCAATCAACAAAAAATGAACACCAGAAAGCCTCATCAAGAAAACACACTAATATTGCATGCAAGAACAACATAACTTCAAGACAAGAATCCTATTAAGTCAAATAACCATAGACAAATCAATGCAAAGTCATGAAATTTATTTCACCAGaagttatatatatctatttacaaCAGATTCTAGGTAATACAATAGTAGCACAGCAGTGGCAGTTTCTCAatctttttgtttaaaataaattttaacctaCCATGAAAGCTGAACAgtcacagtatttttttttttttcacaattgcCACAAACTAGAATGCACCTTCTTCATCAATGTTTAcaatctacaaaaaatatttgtacgtTATATTCAGCATCACAAGCAGGCAGTAATGCAATGGGGGAAATGTGTCacataaaacctaaaatataCCCATATTATTAAAATTCAGAATGTATGTTGAAAACACTAATCTATGACAAGAAAGAGTGATTTTTACCTAATTTTTATTCTTCCACCTATGGTCTAATTTCCTAGTATTTTTTCACTGTTGTTTCAAAAAGAAATagtacataatgatatattttttaccaTGCACCTCATACCTTAAAATTTAACTATAGGTAAAATGTCAACTTAAACCAACTAAAACATAAAGCCACAAACTTTTAGAAAGAAGATTGTTATACCTTCTAACTTCCAAACCAACTGGTGTGGGTAGGTTATGCTTTATCATTTAACTTACAATTTATAAGTTAAATCTACAGTCCTTCCTTGTCATTTTAGATATTTAGTATAGGAATAAcgggaaaaaaaaactaatttttatttcctGAAAACAATAAAGTGCATTTTACTAGCCAATGATAAAGACACAACTTCCAGACTAAATGGACAATTATCTAATAAAGTAAAGGATATTTGCTGAGAAATaaatctctaaaaaaaaaaaattgttttcctcACTGCAGGAAGAGATACAattctaaaattgtttttaatatttgaacagtaaatattatgtACATCTAATTCTTTATATTACTACTTAAAAgtattaaagtaaatacataaaaagaaaattttacaaataaataataccagaattttttctttaaaataaaaagaaataaaactgataaaaaggACAACAAAACCTTATATACCTGTGTCCTACAGAACACAAACATggattaaatacaaatattcacttttaatctacataaataataaggaatatGAGCACTaactctttattttaaattaagaaacatttttacattatgtTTATAGCAAATGTATAATTTTCCTTCAGAGAAATATAAAAGTATAGTGTCTTAATAAACAGGTCAATAATCACTGTAACAGAATAGCTTCCAATATAAGATATCTGTGGAATACTTCATGTTTTTTGTAcgtaaatatgaaatgtttactTATCCCACATGATTTGTTAGATAATTGATTCACCATAAATAACATGGTAACCCCTCTGACTTACTTTTCAGTGAGGCTTGCTAGATTAACACTTTCTCCAATTTAACTAAGACATTTCCTACTTTTATCCTAAGTAACTTAGCATATTACAAATGCATGATCACTGtcattataaaaaatacaagagAGCTAATTTTTGAAAAATCAATGTAACTTGCTAGTGTTGTTCAAACTTCCACTTGCCCCCAAGTTcataacataaatttaaacacATCATTTAACTTGTGTGCTTCATCTCTTTGCTACTCAAAAGTATGCCTGTTGCCTAGCTACCAAACAGTTAAAGCTTATAAgtattttcagacattactttaTAAGTAACCATATAAATTACCTCAAAGTGCTAAAGATATAACAgaaagaataacattttaaaagtcaaaattaCAACTTCTAAAAATACACctgtttctgaaaaaaataaaagcactTCTTTTACAAAATTGAAGAGATAGTCACCCAAAAGCATTACAAATACAGAGTAACCTATGTTGATTTAATGGGTTAATTACAAAAGGATTAAATATTATCTTTTAAACTGTCAGCTACAGAAAAGACTGAATATTAGCAAAGTGACAGGAATAACTGTTAATCCGTTTTATGAGAATATATACGTATAGAAGAGAAGGGTCaggatttaaaaaacaacaacatatatcaaaagaaagaaagaaattaccaAGTAAAAGATacacataaaaatttaaataaataaaattaaaaaagtgtaAAGCTATGTATCAAAACTTTTTTGAATATTTAGAATCAAACAGTAGATAAATCTGGAGAATAAAAAGTTTAAGcagcaaaatataaaactatttggcAGCTGCAGGTTTGATGATACTTAACAACTTTAGAGATTCAAAACTGGGCAAAGGGCTACAGTTTGAAGAAAAACAGTACCACCACATTCTGGTAACCTGCCACCAGCTTCAATATCCAATCAGCAAACTGTCACAATTTCTTAACCGCTGTTCACTTTCAGGTCAACATTTTGTTCCAATACACCATACAATGTTTGATAATTTCTCTGTTTTACTAAAATTGTTTTACACTAGTAGACAATCATATAATGGTAAAATCATAAGAGATTTTTAGTAGAGCAAGTACATGTTAATTTATAGatgataaattacatttattcttgtGAGTGACAGATATccttaaaatgaataaatttctgaTTCTTATAGAGAATTTGAACATGTGACTCATAATGTGGACAGAATTGAAACTTCCTTTTAGCATATTATTAGTTTCTTACAAATATAATACTGTTGGTTTCTTTAGCACCTCGAAATACAGCTTGTTCCAAATTCCACTAATATTAACATcaataaaataactgtaaaattcaaacaagttatttactttacattataTGGAATAACCAGTTACAATACTTTTAGCATATATTCCTAAGAACATTCACAGGATTAAATCTATATACCATAGGAACAAAAGTATCAATAAGAACACATAACCTTgaaaaacaactttgtttatGACATGCACCAACCTTTGAAACTTTCTtgttgattataaatatttaattagcttCTCTTTAAATTCTAAGCCTATTACAGATGTTGAATAACTGAACTGCTTAGATACATTTTGAGTAATAGAGACTGAGGgtcaaatgtaataacaaaaggatctgacaaaaaattaaaaaaaagcatatGAAAGTCTAAAGTTGAGAGATCAGCTTGCCAACAGGAGGAAGAAACGTTAAAAATAgcagtatttttaatcttttttatttccATAAAATGTTCAACTTTACAAAAGTTTTCTATTAGGTTGGATTTTATCTGCACtttttgtgaagatatattaaacatttgcagaaaattttagtaaaatcaTGGTTCCTtcctctattttatttttaaaacatcatttatgACTTCAAaatacctgtttctctaaattatcaaatttcataacattttaatgaGAAAAACCTTGTTCAATTGAAACTTGCTTTAGTTCAGGTATGTGAAGTTATGAAATTATAAGATTAATTGGACTTTATAAAACAATTCTGAAaagagtaaaaataatatatgactGATTGGGAGATGTGAAACAAAAGATTTTTCCTGCAATTTCTTGCTTCccaaaacttgaaatatatatcTTGGGATGTGATAGCAAAAGCAGCAAGTTTtcataacatatttaaatagcCAGCTACAAGTAATCCCAAATACTGGGATTCTGTagcacaagtttttttttttttcttttccatctGACTGTATCTGTTTACCATATACTGTCTCCTTAAGGAGCTGTTTCCTAACAAATAAGTGTCTCAACAGCATATCCTGTACACTTGCATTAAatacttttcattaatatttacaacCAAGAACTGTCTGTCTGTTCATGTTTAAGTACAGGTTATGTGGAAGAACTCTGGTGTTGTGGGTGAACTGCTAGAGAAGTTTGTTGGTGAGGTGCAACTCCTACACTGGATGTTAAAGCATGGTGAGACTGAGAGGTAACATTAGATCCAGATTCGGATAGTTTACTTAGAGTTTCTTGAGAAGCATTAGCTTTTAAAATTCCATTTTCATATTCAAGTTGGGAAATCTTTTCCAGAAGTTCTCCAATCTTCTCTTTCAGTACATTTACTTCCTCTCTCACAGCAAACATCAAGTGACTCTTTACAAGGTCCTAAAATTTTAAGTACAATCAGTTGTTGctaatacagaaataataaaattcttagtacagaaaaaaagaaagaaacatgatAATCTCCTATTTCAAAAAGTGGcctatattacagttttaaaaacttttgctccattttaaaacaaaaaggttTGCCTTCAGTagtttgggtttggtttgttttgttttgaattttgcacaaagctacatgagggatatccacactagttgtctctaatttagcagtgtaagactagagggaaggcagctagtcatcaccaccctctgccaactcttttactaacaaatagtgggattgaccatcacattataacacccccatgacaggtgagcatgtttggtgtaatgggtatttgaacccacgaccctctgattacaagtcgagtgccttaaccacctggccatgccaggcccagtagTTTGGGAACCAATTAAATTTTTTGCAGAAGACATAAAAATATGCTTTGTTATCTTAAAAATCAAATtcaatatttaatactttaaaactctTACAGACACTAGTGAGAAAAAACTGACTTCTATTGCTGGTATAAAGATTTTTAACTGTTTGGAAtcaagcaaaaagctacacaatgagctatccgtgTTTTGCCCACCAGGGGTACTGAAACCTGGTTTTGAGCTTGTGTGTCTGCAGACATACGTTGTTCCACTAGAGGGCAATGGTAAAGATGACAGTGCAAAGCAGGaatctaatttt
This region includes:
- the LOC143256780 gene encoding protein bunched, class 1/class 3/D/E isoforms-like, which produces MLTAMSTVVQFSLADNSQQVDTANQQMPRLNLSDENLLSVYYFIRDFIGSSTGSNTVAIDSKIEQAMDLVKSHLMFAVREEVNVLKEKIGELLEKISQLEYENGILKANASQETLSKLSESGSNVTSQSHHALTSSVGVAPHQQTSLAVHPQHQSSST